One Takifugu rubripes chromosome 2, fTakRub1.2, whole genome shotgun sequence genomic region harbors:
- the arf6b gene encoding ADP-ribosylation factor 6b, which produces MGKMLSKIFGNKEMRILMLGLDAAGKTTILYKLKLGQSVTTIPTVGFNVETVTYKNVKFNVWDVGGQDKIRPLWRHYYTGTQGLIFVVDCADRDRIDEARQELHRIISDREMRDAIILIFANKQDLPDAMKPHEIQEKLGLTRIRDRNWYVQPSCATSGDGLYEGLTWLTSNYKS; this is translated from the coding sequence ATGGGGAAAATGCTCTCAAAAATCTTTGGCAACAAGGAGATGAGAATATTAATGCTCGGACTCGACGCTGCCGGAAAGACAACGATCCTTTACAAACTCAAACTCGGACAATCTGTCACCACGATCCCCACGGTCGGCTTCAACGTGGAGACCGTCACCTACAAAAACGTCAAGTTCAACGTCTGGGATGTCGGGGGCCAGGACAAGATCCGTCCTCTGTGGCGACACTACTACACGGGCACCCAGGGGCTGATCTTCGTGGTGGATTGCGCGGACAGGGATCGCATCGACGAGGCCAGGCAGGAGCTTCACCGCATCATCAGCGACCGGGAGATGAGGGATGCCATCATCTTGATATTCGCCAACAAGCAAGACCTCCCGGACGCCATGAAGCCACACGAAATCCAGGAGAAGCTCGGCCTGACCCGGATCAGAGATAGAAATTGGTATGTTCAGCCCTCCTGTGCGACTTCAGGCGACGGACTGTACGAGGGCCTGACATGGTTGACCTCAAACTACAAATCTTAA